A part of Mycolicibacterium sp. TUM20985 genomic DNA contains:
- a CDS encoding dihydrofolate reductase family protein: MPRTNLSMSISADGYVAGPDQSEEHPLGIGGQLLHRWHLGPEAEHPVNRQVVSEMLSGMGATIMGRNMFGPVRGDWGDSDWAGWWGEEPPYHCPVFVLTHYAHDPIALEGTTFHFVTDGIESAYSQAVEVAGDRPISIAGGASCARQAIRAGLVDEIDLQVSPVILGAGERLFDGFEAGSPRLELARVLDAPGVAHLRYRVVDGE, encoded by the coding sequence ATGCCGCGGACCAACCTCTCGATGTCGATTTCGGCCGACGGCTACGTCGCCGGTCCGGACCAGAGCGAGGAGCATCCGCTCGGCATCGGCGGTCAGCTACTGCACCGATGGCACCTCGGCCCCGAGGCGGAGCATCCCGTAAATCGTCAGGTGGTCTCGGAGATGCTCAGCGGGATGGGTGCAACCATCATGGGGCGCAACATGTTCGGTCCGGTGCGCGGTGACTGGGGCGACTCGGACTGGGCCGGCTGGTGGGGCGAGGAACCGCCGTACCACTGCCCGGTGTTCGTGCTGACCCACTACGCCCACGACCCGATCGCCCTCGAGGGGACGACATTCCACTTCGTCACCGACGGCATCGAGTCCGCCTACTCGCAGGCGGTCGAGGTGGCGGGCGACCGACCCATCAGCATCGCGGGCGGCGCCTCCTGCGCCAGGCAGGCAATCCGCGCAGGGCTCGTCGACGAGATCGACCTGCAGGTGAGTCCCGTCATCCTGGGAGCGGGGGAGCGCTTGTTCGACGGCTTCGAGGCGGGCAGTCCGCGCCTCGAGTTGGCACGCGTCCTCGACGCGCCGGGGGTGGCGCACCTGCGCTACCGCGTCGTCGACGGAGAGTGA
- a CDS encoding MFS transporter — MAAVTTPTGPISTWAPLRSPVYRALWIAQLVSNLGTWMQTVGAQWMLVGDPRAAVLVPLVQTATTLPVVLLALPSGVLADLVDRRRLLIATQGAMAAGVGLLATLTGFGLTTPAVLLMLLFVIGCGQALTAPAWQAIQPDLVPSEQIPAAAALGSMSLNGARAIGPAIAGVLVSLSGPTLVFALNAVSFIGIVFVLVWWRRPPVVSGYPPERALAALGAGGRFIRSSPIVRRILLRAALFIGPASALWGLLPVIAANQLGLSSSGYGLLLGALGAGAVLGAFLLSRLRARFGQNVLLTVGAAGFAVATVVLALVPVFAAVMAALIVGGASWLLSLSTLNASMQLSLPAWVRARGLSVYQLIFMGGQAFGSVLWGVLAAATTSATSLLVSAGLLVVCGLSSMWWPLHANTSQLDLTLSSHWPEPTLIFEPEPLDGPVLVLTSYRVASSDEEPFLAAMAVLGRSRQRTGASQWRLFRSVEHESTFVETFIVRSWGEHMLQHYTRLTGQDRLIEEAVERYTDGVAVSEHYLAVRDSR, encoded by the coding sequence ATGGCAGCGGTGACCACACCGACGGGACCGATCTCGACGTGGGCACCGCTGCGGTCGCCGGTCTACCGGGCACTGTGGATCGCCCAGCTGGTCTCCAATCTGGGCACCTGGATGCAGACCGTCGGCGCGCAGTGGATGCTCGTCGGGGATCCGCGCGCGGCGGTTCTGGTCCCGCTGGTGCAGACCGCGACGACGCTGCCGGTGGTGCTGCTGGCGTTGCCGTCGGGTGTTCTCGCCGATCTGGTCGACCGGCGCCGGCTACTCATCGCGACGCAGGGGGCCATGGCGGCGGGTGTCGGCCTGCTCGCGACGCTGACCGGGTTTGGCTTGACCACCCCGGCGGTGCTGCTGATGCTGTTGTTCGTCATCGGCTGCGGGCAGGCGCTCACGGCGCCGGCATGGCAGGCGATCCAGCCCGATCTCGTTCCCTCCGAACAGATTCCGGCTGCGGCGGCGTTGGGCAGCATGAGCTTGAACGGTGCCAGGGCGATCGGCCCGGCGATCGCCGGTGTGCTGGTCTCGCTGTCCGGCCCGACGCTGGTCTTCGCGCTCAACGCGGTGTCGTTCATCGGGATCGTGTTCGTCCTCGTCTGGTGGCGTCGGCCTCCTGTGGTCAGCGGTTACCCACCCGAGCGGGCTCTGGCGGCGCTCGGCGCGGGCGGACGCTTCATCCGCAGCTCACCGATCGTGCGGCGGATCCTGCTGCGGGCGGCGCTGTTCATTGGTCCGGCGAGCGCGCTGTGGGGACTGCTGCCGGTGATCGCGGCGAACCAACTCGGGTTGTCCTCCTCGGGCTACGGGCTACTCCTCGGCGCGCTCGGTGCGGGCGCGGTGCTCGGCGCATTCCTGCTGTCGCGATTGCGGGCGCGGTTCGGCCAGAACGTCCTGCTGACGGTCGGCGCGGCGGGGTTCGCGGTGGCCACCGTGGTGCTGGCGCTGGTGCCCGTCTTCGCTGCGGTGATGGCCGCCTTGATCGTCGGCGGCGCGTCGTGGCTGCTGTCGCTGTCGACGCTCAACGCCTCCATGCAATTGAGCCTGCCGGCGTGGGTGCGCGCCCGCGGGCTGTCGGTGTATCAGCTGATCTTCATGGGCGGGCAAGCATTTGGGTCGGTGCTGTGGGGCGTGCTCGCCGCGGCGACGACCAGTGCCACCAGCCTGCTGGTCAGCGCGGGCCTGTTGGTGGTGTGCGGACTGTCGTCGATGTGGTGGCCGCTGCACGCGAACACGAGCCAGCTCGACCTGACGCTGTCCTCGCACTGGCCCGAGCCGACGCTGATCTTCGAGCCCGAACCGTTGGACGGCCCGGTGCTGGTGCTGACCTCCTACCGCGTCGCATCGTCGGACGAAGAACCCTTCCTGGCGGCGATGGCGGTACTGGGCCGGTCCCGGCAGCGCACCGGCGCCTCGCAGTGGCGGCTGTTCCGCAGCGTCGAACACGAGTCGACGTTCGTTGAGACGTTCATCGTGCGGTCCTGGGGCGAGCACATGTTGCAGCACTACACCCGGCTCACCGGTCAGGACCGACTGATCGAGGAGGCCGTCGAGCGCTACACCGACGGCGTTGCGGTCTCCGAACACTATCTGGCGGTCCGGGATTCGCGGTGA
- a CDS encoding bifunctional cytochrome P450/NADPH--P450 reductase, protein MPDYVPSLPPTIDGIPSADGPLPTDADLVGRPYALPIDILAERHGPIFYASWSGARKLYAFSVELVEELCDEGRFAKNLTASLERVRPLAGDGLFTAFHGEPNWQKAHDVLLPGFSYAGLRNYHDAMLDINRQLVSRWDARVGVGPVDVSDDLQKLAMDTVGLAGFGARFESYAYDGLAPIPQSFTNALTEVFAHGETPEFEAELSTLHAYFGELIAGHTAGGTGDLLYVMLGAEGAQALGEDNIRNQIMTFLIAGQLTTSELMPNTVYNLLHHPGVLARVRAEVDAVFGPDDDHLPTYDDIGKLSYLRQVISETLRLSPPVLSFDRMALADTVIGGKYPVKQGEAVTVLTGALHRQPQWGDNPELFDPSRFDPVVAEDRSTASFKPFGTGERSCIGRQFALHEAAMLVARVVHRYRLVDSQHYVLQWEGLSRRPVGFHVDLLRRTSTERVVMSAATTAAAPTVSAATPVKAGMTLTVLHGSNLGTCRALAKQLAEEATDIGCVATVAPLDSAAGNWPNADAVVIVASSYNGQPTDDAREFVTWLFGDDAALQNNPLFAVLGVGDHNWADTYQAIPIRIDERLTGLGGRALLPRAAADTSGDLNGTLEEFTGALWSALAEHYGDPDAASLTTNDEPLYDLRLIQGPVTAAIDARFAVQPMTVTLNDVLVSAAGQAKHYVRVALPDTVEYATGDHLTVLADNPPEVVDTVLDLLNIDPELRLSINPRRTSRRLIALDREVSVRELLTHFVELRKPATRSQLRRLAAANPCEPERRRLEELAESPDPCTLSPLECLHQFPACALTGADLLELLEPMTPRHYSIASSSRLSAHEVALIVSVLDTPARSGLGLFKGVASNHLAGVAPGALIRARIDPARQAFRAGADPQRNVILVSAGTGVAPFCGFLGDRLAAKRAGEPFSSALCFFGVRDPEVDYIFRDEFEEGERQGIVRMRPAFSRAPQNGVRYVQDRIAADADDVWDLLGDPTKNTHVFVCGDGGRMAPAVRAAFRDIYRARTGTDDAAAKDWLEALVESDRYVEDVWAG, encoded by the coding sequence ATGCCCGACTACGTGCCGTCCCTGCCACCGACGATTGACGGCATCCCGTCGGCGGACGGTCCGCTGCCCACGGACGCAGACCTCGTGGGCCGGCCCTACGCGCTGCCCATCGACATCCTCGCCGAGCGGCACGGCCCAATCTTCTATGCGAGTTGGAGCGGTGCCCGAAAGCTGTACGCGTTCTCCGTGGAACTCGTCGAGGAGCTGTGCGACGAGGGCAGGTTCGCCAAGAACCTCACGGCGTCCCTGGAACGGGTCCGTCCGTTGGCCGGAGACGGGCTGTTCACCGCCTTTCACGGCGAACCCAACTGGCAGAAGGCGCACGACGTCCTGCTACCCGGATTCAGCTACGCGGGGCTGCGCAACTACCACGACGCGATGCTCGACATCAACCGCCAGTTGGTCTCGCGGTGGGACGCCCGTGTTGGCGTCGGCCCGGTGGACGTCTCCGATGATCTGCAGAAACTGGCCATGGACACCGTCGGGCTGGCGGGCTTCGGGGCACGGTTCGAGTCATACGCCTACGACGGTCTGGCCCCGATCCCGCAGAGCTTCACCAACGCGCTGACCGAGGTCTTCGCACACGGCGAGACACCGGAGTTCGAGGCCGAGTTGTCGACCCTGCACGCCTACTTCGGCGAGCTGATCGCCGGGCACACCGCCGGTGGCACCGGGGATCTGCTCTACGTCATGCTCGGCGCAGAGGGGGCTCAGGCTCTCGGCGAGGACAACATCCGCAACCAGATCATGACCTTCCTGATCGCCGGACAGCTGACGACGTCGGAGCTCATGCCGAACACCGTCTACAACCTGCTGCACCATCCCGGGGTTCTGGCCCGAGTGCGGGCCGAGGTGGACGCCGTGTTCGGACCTGACGACGACCACCTGCCGACCTACGACGACATCGGCAAACTCAGCTACCTGCGTCAGGTGATCAGCGAGACGCTGCGACTGTCCCCGCCCGTGCTGAGCTTCGATCGGATGGCGTTGGCGGACACGGTGATCGGTGGGAAGTATCCGGTCAAGCAAGGTGAGGCCGTCACGGTGTTGACCGGAGCACTACACCGTCAGCCGCAGTGGGGCGACAATCCCGAGCTGTTCGATCCGTCTCGATTCGATCCCGTTGTCGCAGAGGACCGGTCCACCGCATCGTTCAAGCCGTTCGGCACCGGCGAGCGCTCGTGCATCGGACGTCAGTTCGCGCTGCACGAGGCGGCGATGCTGGTCGCCAGGGTCGTGCACCGTTACCGGCTCGTCGACTCCCAGCACTACGTATTGCAGTGGGAGGGCCTCAGCCGTCGGCCGGTCGGGTTCCACGTCGATCTCCTGCGGCGTACCTCTACCGAGCGAGTGGTGATGTCTGCGGCGACGACGGCCGCTGCGCCAACGGTTTCGGCGGCGACCCCGGTGAAGGCGGGGATGACGTTGACCGTCTTGCACGGGTCGAATCTCGGCACCTGCCGGGCGCTGGCCAAGCAGCTCGCCGAGGAGGCCACCGACATCGGTTGCGTTGCAACGGTCGCGCCCCTGGACTCCGCTGCCGGGAACTGGCCCAACGCCGATGCGGTCGTGATCGTCGCGTCGTCGTACAACGGCCAGCCCACCGACGACGCGCGCGAGTTCGTGACGTGGTTGTTCGGTGATGATGCTGCGCTGCAGAATAATCCGCTGTTTGCCGTCCTCGGCGTCGGCGACCACAACTGGGCCGACACGTATCAGGCCATTCCGATCCGCATCGACGAACGGCTGACCGGACTCGGCGGACGGGCGCTGCTGCCCCGCGCGGCAGCGGACACCTCGGGGGATCTCAACGGGACGCTCGAGGAGTTCACCGGCGCGCTCTGGTCGGCATTGGCGGAGCACTACGGCGATCCCGACGCGGCATCGCTGACGACCAACGACGAACCGCTCTACGACCTGCGTCTGATCCAGGGGCCGGTGACCGCGGCGATCGACGCGAGGTTCGCGGTGCAGCCGATGACCGTCACACTGAACGACGTACTGGTGAGCGCCGCGGGCCAGGCCAAACACTATGTCCGCGTAGCGCTTCCCGACACCGTCGAATACGCCACGGGTGACCACCTGACGGTGCTGGCCGACAATCCGCCCGAGGTGGTCGACACGGTGCTCGACCTGTTGAACATCGATCCGGAACTTCGGCTGTCGATCAACCCGAGGCGCACCTCGAGACGGCTCATCGCGCTGGACCGGGAGGTGAGCGTGCGCGAACTGCTCACCCACTTCGTCGAACTACGAAAGCCCGCGACCCGCAGCCAGCTGCGTCGCCTCGCAGCGGCCAACCCGTGTGAACCGGAGCGCCGACGGCTCGAGGAGCTCGCCGAGTCGCCCGACCCGTGCACGCTGAGCCCGTTGGAGTGCCTGCATCAGTTCCCGGCGTGCGCACTGACGGGCGCCGATCTCCTCGAACTGCTCGAACCCATGACGCCGCGACACTATTCGATCGCGTCGTCGTCGCGGTTGTCGGCGCACGAGGTGGCACTGATCGTCAGCGTCCTCGACACGCCGGCGCGCTCCGGCCTCGGGCTGTTCAAGGGGGTCGCGTCCAATCATCTGGCGGGGGTCGCCCCCGGAGCGTTGATCCGCGCCAGGATCGATCCCGCCCGGCAGGCGTTCCGGGCCGGCGCGGACCCGCAGCGCAACGTGATCCTGGTGAGCGCGGGTACCGGCGTCGCCCCGTTCTGCGGCTTCCTCGGCGACCGGTTGGCGGCGAAGCGGGCCGGCGAACCGTTCTCGTCGGCGCTGTGCTTCTTCGGCGTGCGAGATCCGGAGGTGGACTACATCTTCCGCGACGAGTTCGAGGAGGGTGAACGACAGGGCATCGTGCGGATGCGGCCCGCGTTCTCCCGAGCCCCGCAGAACGGCGTGCGCTACGTCCAGGACCGGATCGCCGCCGACGCCGACGACGTCTGGGACCTGCTCGGCGACCCCACGAAGAACACCCACGTCTTCGTCTGCGGGGACGGAGGTCGGATGGCGCCCGCGGTCCGTGCGGCGTTCCGGGACATCTACCGGGCGCGCACGGGAACGGATGACGCCGCTGCGAAGGACTGGCTCGAGGCGTTGGTCGAATCGGATCGCTACGTCGAGGACGTGTGGGCGGGCTGA
- a CDS encoding KasA/KasB family beta-ketoacyl-ACP synthase yields the protein MSTERTEADHPNVVVTAITSTTSISTDAEETWRRLLDGQSGIRPLDKPFVAEFDLPVRIGGPLHEDFDHHFNRIELRRLSYLQKMALILSRRLWDQSGLDDVDTSRLMISIGLALGTSEETVVQYETFKEKGMRAVSPLAIQMYMPNSPAAAVGLERKAKAGVVTPLMADASGAGAIAEAWRAIVFGDADFAICGGIDTWIAAVPIASFNQMGLLSRNNDHPAAACRPFDVDRNGTVFSEGGAMMLLETEEHAVARGATILGRLLGAAITSDGYDPIAPDPSGDSAARAIARAIDLAGIAPDDVDLVSAHATGTGPGDLAEAKALHQVLDGHRPVVYAPLGALGHSWGATGAIDAVLTVQALRDQVVPPTLNLETCDPAIDLDVVTDRPRRGEYRYALTDCFGFGGYNVALVFGAV from the coding sequence ATGTCCACGGAGCGAACGGAAGCAGACCACCCGAACGTCGTGGTCACCGCGATCACGTCGACCACGTCGATCTCCACCGACGCCGAGGAGACCTGGCGCCGGCTGCTCGACGGCCAAAGCGGCATCCGCCCCCTCGACAAGCCCTTCGTCGCCGAGTTCGACCTTCCGGTCCGCATCGGTGGGCCGCTGCACGAGGACTTCGACCACCATTTCAACCGCATCGAACTGCGGCGACTGTCGTATCTGCAAAAGATGGCGCTCATCCTGAGCCGCCGGTTGTGGGACCAGTCCGGACTCGACGACGTCGACACTTCCCGATTAATGATTTCCATCGGGCTGGCGCTCGGCACCTCCGAGGAGACCGTCGTCCAGTACGAGACCTTCAAGGAGAAGGGCATGCGTGCCGTGTCGCCGCTGGCCATCCAGATGTACATGCCCAACTCGCCGGCCGCCGCCGTCGGTCTGGAGCGCAAGGCGAAGGCGGGCGTCGTCACCCCGCTCATGGCAGACGCCTCCGGTGCGGGTGCCATCGCCGAGGCATGGCGCGCCATCGTCTTCGGGGACGCCGACTTCGCCATCTGCGGCGGCATCGATACCTGGATCGCCGCGGTGCCCATCGCGTCGTTCAACCAAATGGGACTGCTCTCGAGGAACAACGACCACCCCGCCGCGGCCTGCCGCCCCTTCGACGTCGATCGCAACGGCACGGTATTCAGCGAGGGCGGCGCGATGATGCTCCTCGAGACCGAGGAGCACGCCGTGGCTCGCGGAGCGACGATCCTCGGCCGGCTGTTGGGTGCCGCCATCACCTCGGACGGCTACGACCCCATCGCACCGGACCCGAGCGGCGACTCCGCTGCGCGTGCGATCGCCCGAGCGATCGATCTCGCAGGCATTGCGCCCGACGACGTCGACCTCGTCAGCGCGCATGCCACCGGAACCGGACCCGGCGACCTGGCCGAGGCCAAGGCGTTGCACCAGGTCCTCGACGGTCACAGGCCCGTGGTCTACGCGCCGTTGGGGGCACTCGGACACTCCTGGGGTGCGACGGGAGCCATCGACGCGGTCCTGACCGTGCAGGCGCTCCGCGACCAGGTGGTGCCGCCGACGTTGAACCTCGAGACGTGTGACCCCGCCATCGACCTCGACGTGGTGACCGACCGGCCCCGCCGCGGCGAGTACCGCTACGCGCTCACCGACTGCTTTGGATTCGGTGGGTACAACGTCGCGCTAGTGTTCGGCGCCGTGTAG
- a CDS encoding aldo/keto reductase, whose product MDHRSLGRTGIQVSPLCLGAMMFGAWGEPDHDTSIDVIHAALDAGINFIDTADVYSQGESEVIVGKALAKGKRDDVVLATKFHVQMGVPVNAPMGTAGDPNQRGNSRRWIIRAVEDSLRRLDTDWIDLYQVHRPDADTDVEETLAALTDLQSQGKIRAFGSSTFPAHQMVQAQWVSERRGLGRFVTEQPPYSLLARGIEADVLPVAQEYGMGVLPWSPLAGGWLTGGYRKGRDLPESKRRSRMPARFDLDTPDNQRKLDAADALGRLADESGLTLVHLALAFVMQHPAVTAPIIGPRTMEHLQSQLGAADVTLPVDVLDAIDEIVPPGLTISSADAGYQPPALTDPFLRRRRTA is encoded by the coding sequence ATGGACCATCGCAGCCTCGGCCGAACCGGAATCCAAGTCAGCCCGCTATGTCTGGGCGCCATGATGTTCGGTGCCTGGGGTGAACCCGACCACGACACCTCCATCGACGTCATCCACGCGGCGCTGGACGCCGGTATCAACTTCATCGACACCGCCGACGTGTACTCCCAAGGAGAGTCGGAGGTCATCGTCGGCAAGGCCTTGGCCAAGGGCAAACGGGACGACGTGGTGCTGGCTACCAAGTTCCACGTGCAGATGGGCGTTCCGGTCAACGCGCCGATGGGCACGGCGGGTGACCCCAATCAGCGGGGCAACTCGCGACGCTGGATCATCCGCGCGGTCGAGGACAGCCTGCGCCGGCTGGACACCGACTGGATCGATCTCTACCAGGTGCACCGGCCCGACGCCGACACCGACGTCGAGGAGACGCTGGCGGCGCTGACCGACCTGCAGAGCCAAGGCAAGATCCGCGCCTTCGGCTCGTCGACCTTCCCCGCACACCAGATGGTGCAGGCCCAATGGGTCAGCGAGCGAAGAGGTTTGGGCCGCTTCGTCACCGAGCAGCCGCCCTACTCACTGCTCGCGCGAGGTATCGAGGCCGATGTGCTGCCCGTGGCGCAGGAGTACGGGATGGGCGTGCTGCCGTGGAGCCCACTGGCCGGCGGCTGGCTCACCGGCGGGTACCGCAAGGGCCGGGACCTGCCAGAGTCCAAGCGCCGCAGCCGAATGCCCGCGCGTTTCGACCTGGACACCCCGGACAACCAGCGCAAGCTCGACGCGGCGGACGCACTGGGCCGGTTGGCCGACGAGTCCGGACTGACGCTGGTCCACCTGGCGCTGGCGTTCGTCATGCAGCATCCCGCGGTCACCGCGCCTATCATCGGGCCACGCACCATGGAGCACCTGCAGTCACAGCTCGGGGCCGCCGACGTCACGCTGCCGGTCGACGTGCTGGACGCGATCGACGAGATCGTTCCGCCGGGGTTGACGATCTCGAGTGCGGATGCGGGCTATCAGCCGCCGGCACTGACCGACCCGTTCCTGCGGCGGCGCCGGACGGCGTAG
- a CDS encoding nitroreductase family deazaflavin-dependent oxidoreductase yields MADDEMQSEREFNRHNIAEFRSNDGKVGGQFEGFPLLIMTSTGAKSGEPRENLIGYFDIDGKVYVVGSAAGRPASPAWVFNLRADPTVTVEIGPEPPQQMLARELPKAERHNIYERIVERAPGFGEYEKRTDRVIPVFELAAN; encoded by the coding sequence ATGGCCGACGACGAGATGCAATCCGAGCGCGAGTTCAACAGGCACAACATTGCGGAGTTCCGCAGCAACGACGGGAAGGTGGGTGGGCAATTCGAGGGCTTCCCACTGCTGATCATGACCTCGACGGGCGCCAAGAGCGGGGAACCGCGCGAGAACCTGATCGGATACTTCGACATCGACGGCAAGGTCTACGTCGTCGGCTCAGCAGCCGGCCGCCCCGCCAGCCCCGCCTGGGTGTTCAACCTGCGTGCCGACCCCACCGTCACCGTCGAGATCGGACCCGAACCGCCTCAGCAGATGCTCGCCCGCGAATTGCCGAAAGCCGAGCGGCACAACATCTATGAGCGCATCGTCGAACGCGCGCCCGGCTTCGGCGAATACGAGAAGCGCACCGACCGCGTCATCCCGGTCTTCGAGCTCGCCGCCAACTGA
- a CDS encoding MOSC domain-containing protein, whose protein sequence is MSTTDADVQMHVGTLYRYPVKSMLGEAVDALFIDERGVEGDRRLALIDEATGRVASAKQARLWRALLTCSATMDAGRVSIQMPDGVTMAAEADEVDARLSKLLARQVHLAHSRPPGASVERADPEQVLEFGLDAEVEAPLLELAEATPGASFTDYAPVHAITTATLERIDIDAERYRPNLVIVTPPGFPPYAENEWTGRTLAVGQARLRSLGPTPRCVIPTLEHGRLGRAPQAIRTPASENRVSALDMGVLPCAGAYFEVVAAATIRVGDRVSLGE, encoded by the coding sequence ATGAGCACTACCGACGCGGACGTGCAGATGCACGTGGGAACGCTGTACCGCTATCCGGTGAAGTCGATGCTCGGCGAGGCCGTCGACGCACTCTTCATCGACGAACGGGGCGTCGAGGGCGACCGGCGCCTGGCCCTGATCGACGAGGCGACCGGCCGGGTGGCCAGCGCCAAGCAGGCACGACTATGGCGGGCCCTGCTGACGTGCAGCGCCACCATGGACGCCGGTCGAGTGAGCATCCAGATGCCCGACGGAGTGACGATGGCCGCCGAGGCGGACGAGGTGGATGCCCGACTTTCGAAACTGCTTGCCCGACAGGTACATCTGGCCCACAGCCGGCCGCCGGGGGCATCCGTGGAGCGGGCGGATCCCGAGCAGGTGCTCGAGTTCGGCCTGGATGCCGAGGTCGAGGCGCCCCTGCTGGAGTTGGCCGAGGCGACTCCGGGCGCATCGTTCACCGACTACGCGCCGGTACACGCGATCACCACCGCCACCCTAGAACGCATCGACATCGACGCCGAGCGCTACCGACCCAATCTGGTGATCGTCACCCCGCCTGGCTTTCCGCCGTATGCGGAGAACGAGTGGACGGGCCGCACCCTCGCGGTGGGACAGGCACGGCTGCGGTCTCTCGGTCCGACCCCGCGGTGTGTCATCCCCACGCTCGAGCACGGTCGGCTGGGCCGCGCACCGCAGGCGATACGCACGCCCGCATCCGAAAACCGCGTTTCGGCATTGGACATGGGTGTGCTGCCGTGTGCCGGGGCGTACTTCGAAGTCGTTGCGGCGGCGACGATTCGGGTGGGGGATCGGGTTTCGCTTGGGGAGTAG
- the pnuC gene encoding nicotinamide riboside transporter PnuC — protein MIDWLARLVDPLNVVLFSIGADHVSWAELLGFLTGALCVALTVRRSIANFPVGIANSAFFLVLFASAQLWADSCLQLLYIGLGVAGWWQWRYGSAARSALVVRRAGRGELAACLVFVVVGTAALHFILTLAHDSAPFLDAVTTCLSLTAQWLLNGKRIETWFFWIAADCIYIPLYLSRGLTLTAIVYALFLVLCFAGLRAWSRARAIDAPVLIASPTT, from the coding sequence ATGATCGATTGGCTGGCGCGACTGGTGGACCCACTCAACGTGGTCCTGTTCTCCATCGGTGCAGACCACGTGAGCTGGGCCGAGCTACTCGGGTTCCTCACTGGAGCGCTGTGCGTCGCCCTGACCGTGCGCAGGAGCATCGCCAACTTTCCTGTCGGCATTGCCAACAGCGCATTCTTTCTCGTCCTCTTCGCGTCGGCTCAATTGTGGGCGGACTCGTGCTTGCAACTGCTCTACATCGGCCTTGGTGTCGCCGGGTGGTGGCAATGGCGGTACGGCAGCGCTGCGAGAAGTGCCCTGGTGGTTCGACGGGCTGGCCGGGGCGAGTTGGCGGCATGCCTCGTCTTCGTCGTGGTCGGTACCGCGGCTCTCCATTTCATACTGACCCTTGCGCACGATTCGGCGCCTTTCTTGGACGCGGTCACGACCTGCCTGTCGCTGACGGCGCAGTGGCTACTCAATGGCAAGCGAATCGAGACGTGGTTCTTTTGGATCGCCGCTGACTGCATATACATCCCGCTGTATCTCAGCAGGGGACTCACCCTGACGGCGATCGTCTATGCGTTGTTCCTCGTGTTGTGCTTCGCCGGGTTGCGAGCGTGGTCGCGTGCACGTGCGATCGACGCACCTGTCCTGATCGCGAGTCCCACAACGTGA
- a CDS encoding AAA family ATPase produces MNEFEHGLMIGKFYPPRHGHHAAIRAAAARCAKFTVLVMASAVETIPLADRVAWLRDEHRDEPNVHVAGIRCDAPLDISDERVWAAQVAAMRAGLGAAGAPAVVDAVFSGDGYYAKLAKWFGATGVKMDRTGSSTAVRRDLAGQWSELAAPTRAGLTSRVVVVGAESTGTTTLAERLAEHYAARGGVWAATRCVAEYGREYTCLKAATKPDLDLTELDWEEHDFDVIGPEQTQREEAAARVGSPVLICDTDAFATSVWKRRYLGTKSATPEPWTSVPARAVYLLTDHADVPWRDDGMREGDLTIRAAMTGWFTEALTAEQHSWVLLTGTLEERMDLAVRTIDPLLAHRARFGEPLHGPGFEAAP; encoded by the coding sequence GTGAATGAGTTCGAACACGGCCTGATGATCGGCAAGTTCTATCCGCCGCGACACGGACATCATGCGGCAATTCGGGCCGCCGCCGCGCGATGTGCGAAATTCACCGTGCTCGTGATGGCCTCAGCCGTCGAGACGATACCGCTGGCCGATCGGGTGGCCTGGCTGCGCGACGAGCATCGAGACGAACCCAATGTTCACGTCGCCGGCATCCGCTGCGACGCCCCCCTGGACATCAGCGACGAAAGGGTCTGGGCGGCTCAGGTCGCCGCGATGCGCGCCGGACTGGGCGCCGCTGGGGCACCGGCGGTTGTCGACGCGGTGTTCAGTGGCGACGGCTACTACGCCAAACTCGCGAAGTGGTTCGGCGCCACCGGGGTCAAAATGGATCGGACCGGGAGCAGTACCGCGGTGCGTCGCGATCTCGCGGGCCAGTGGAGCGAGTTGGCGGCGCCGACTCGCGCGGGCTTGACCAGTCGCGTCGTCGTAGTCGGCGCCGAATCGACGGGCACGACGACTTTGGCCGAGCGCCTTGCCGAGCACTATGCCGCGCGCGGCGGGGTGTGGGCCGCCACCCGGTGCGTCGCCGAATACGGCCGCGAATACACCTGCCTCAAGGCAGCAACCAAACCCGACCTCGATCTCACCGAATTAGATTGGGAAGAACACGATTTCGACGTGATCGGCCCGGAGCAGACTCAACGCGAGGAGGCTGCGGCACGAGTGGGCTCCCCGGTCCTGATCTGCGATACCGACGCGTTCGCAACGTCCGTATGGAAGCGTCGCTACCTGGGCACGAAGAGTGCGACACCCGAACCATGGACGTCCGTCCCGGCGCGAGCGGTCTACCTGCTCACCGACCACGCCGACGTGCCATGGCGCGACGACGGCATGAGGGAGGGTGACCTAACGATTCGTGCGGCCATGACCGGCTGGTTCACCGAAGCCCTTACCGCTGAGCAACATTCGTGGGTGCTGCTGACCGGCACACTGGAGGAGAGAATGGATCTCGCCGTCCGCACCATTGACCCACTGTTGGCCCATCGCGCGCGATTCGGCGAACCACTGCACGGCCCCGGATTCGAGGCGGCACCGTGA